One genomic segment of Mesoterricola silvestris includes these proteins:
- a CDS encoding menaquinone biosynthesis decarboxylase, translating to MSQDFQSFLTRLDARGELARIRAEVDPHLEAGAIADRVSKAPGGGKGLLFENVKGATMPVAMNVFGSRRRMEMALGVDGDPRGLDAVAGRIEKLIQEAMPKPGASFLDKLSKLPVLAEVGAWMPKTVRKAPCQEVVWRGEEARLSRLPVLTTWPEDGGPFITLGLSHTRHKSGLRNMGMYRLQVYDDHTLGFHTQLHHDGARARHGYAPGERMPVAVSLGGDPALSYAATAPLPPFLSEIMFTGFLRGEGVEMVRCVTNDMEVPADSEIVIEGWVDPAELRREGPFGDHTGYYSLADDYPVLHVEAITHRKNPVYPATIVGRPPQEDAWLGFATERIFLPLLKMVLPEVVDMHLPPAGGFHNLAIVSIRKDYPGHAQKVMNAIWGTGQMMFTKGIVVVDADIDPHDANEVLFRVTSNVDPRRDLLFTDGPLDVLDHSSDRFAFGSKVGIDATRKSAKLDNFQREWPRDLVFPDAILERVARRWAEYGI from the coding sequence ATGTCCCAGGACTTCCAGAGCTTCCTGACCCGGCTGGATGCGCGCGGCGAACTCGCGCGCATCCGCGCGGAAGTCGATCCCCACCTGGAGGCCGGCGCCATCGCCGACCGCGTCAGCAAGGCCCCCGGGGGAGGGAAGGGGCTCCTCTTCGAGAACGTCAAGGGCGCCACCATGCCCGTGGCCATGAACGTCTTCGGCAGCCGGCGGCGCATGGAGATGGCCCTGGGAGTGGACGGGGATCCCAGGGGCCTGGACGCCGTGGCCGGGCGCATCGAGAAACTCATCCAGGAAGCCATGCCCAAGCCCGGCGCCAGCTTCCTGGACAAGCTCTCCAAGCTCCCGGTCCTGGCCGAGGTGGGCGCCTGGATGCCGAAGACCGTGCGCAAGGCCCCGTGCCAGGAGGTGGTGTGGCGCGGCGAAGAGGCGCGCCTCTCCCGCCTCCCGGTGCTCACCACCTGGCCCGAGGACGGCGGTCCCTTCATCACCCTGGGCCTGAGCCACACCCGCCACAAGAGCGGCCTCCGGAACATGGGCATGTACCGCCTCCAGGTGTACGACGATCACACCCTGGGCTTCCACACCCAGCTCCACCACGACGGCGCCCGGGCCCGCCACGGGTACGCCCCCGGCGAGCGCATGCCCGTGGCCGTGAGCCTCGGCGGGGATCCCGCCCTCTCCTACGCCGCCACCGCGCCCCTGCCTCCCTTCCTCTCGGAGATCATGTTCACCGGGTTCCTCCGGGGCGAGGGCGTGGAGATGGTGCGCTGCGTCACCAACGACATGGAGGTGCCCGCGGATTCCGAGATCGTCATCGAAGGCTGGGTGGACCCCGCCGAGCTCCGCCGGGAGGGCCCCTTCGGGGACCACACGGGCTACTATTCCCTGGCCGACGACTACCCCGTCCTCCACGTGGAGGCCATCACCCACCGGAAGAACCCCGTGTACCCCGCCACCATCGTGGGCCGTCCCCCCCAGGAGGACGCCTGGCTGGGCTTTGCCACGGAACGCATCTTCTTGCCTTTGTTAAAGATGGTTCTCCCGGAAGTGGTCGATATGCACCTCCCGCCGGCCGGCGGCTTCCACAACCTCGCCATCGTGTCCATCCGCAAGGACTACCCCGGCCACGCCCAGAAGGTCATGAACGCCATCTGGGGCACCGGCCAGATGATGTTCACCAAGGGCATCGTCGTGGTGGACGCCGACATCGACCCCCACGACGCCAACGAGGTCCTCTTCCGGGTCACCAGCAACGTCGACCCCCGCCGGGACCTGCTCTTCACGGACGGTCCCCTGGATGTGCTGGACCACAGCAGCGACCGCTTCGCCTTCGGCAGCAAGGTCGGCATCGACGCCACCCGCAAGAGCGCCAAGCTGGACAACTTCCAGCGGGAGTGGCCCCGCGATCTGGTGTTCCCCGACGCCATCCTGGAACGGGTGGCCCGGCGCTGGGCGGAGTACGGTATCTAG
- a CDS encoding thymidine phosphorylase, with translation MRMYDLIYTKKTGGKLSPEQIAFWVEGAARGTVPDEQSAALLMAICWHGMDVEETLALTLGMRDSGDKVNLSSIPGVKVDKHSTGGVGDKTTLILGPIVASCGIPCAMFSGRGLGHTGGTVDKYAAIPGLKVELTQDEFRRSLRDTGFANSAQTGDITPADRKLYSLRDVTATVESIPLITASIMSKKLAGGSDALVLDVKCGGGAFMKTLDDARTLAKSMVAVGQAHGMKIKALITRMEEPLGRAIGNAMEVIESVEILKGMHADSDLARMSFRLAAEMLILGGAAKDLATAEALVADSIASGRAMETYRTWVAANGGNPKALDDFSLLPGSAHSVDILSEASGYIHALDSRSLGIKAMEMGGGRSSKDDILDLGIGIEVHANVGDKVEKGMKILTLHHNGKTGNPLPADWIDIRPTPLPKAPWLLETI, from the coding sequence ATGAGAATGTACGATCTCATCTACACGAAGAAGACCGGCGGAAAGCTCAGTCCCGAGCAGATCGCCTTCTGGGTCGAAGGCGCCGCCCGCGGCACCGTTCCCGACGAGCAGAGCGCGGCCCTCCTGATGGCCATCTGCTGGCACGGGATGGACGTGGAGGAGACCCTGGCCCTGACCCTGGGCATGCGGGATTCGGGCGACAAGGTGAACCTCTCCTCGATCCCCGGGGTGAAGGTGGACAAGCACTCCACGGGCGGCGTGGGCGACAAGACCACCCTGATCCTCGGCCCCATCGTCGCCTCCTGCGGCATACCCTGCGCCATGTTCAGCGGCCGCGGCCTGGGGCACACCGGCGGCACCGTGGACAAGTACGCCGCCATCCCTGGCCTCAAGGTCGAATTGACCCAGGATGAGTTCCGCCGGAGCCTGCGCGACACGGGCTTCGCCAACAGCGCCCAGACCGGCGACATCACCCCCGCGGACCGCAAGCTCTATTCCCTGCGCGACGTCACGGCCACCGTGGAATCCATCCCCCTCATCACCGCCAGCATCATGTCCAAGAAGCTCGCGGGCGGGTCCGATGCCCTGGTCCTGGACGTGAAGTGCGGCGGAGGCGCCTTCATGAAGACCCTCGACGACGCCCGCACCCTCGCCAAGAGCATGGTGGCCGTGGGCCAGGCCCACGGCATGAAGATCAAGGCCCTCATCACCCGCATGGAGGAGCCCCTGGGCCGCGCCATCGGCAATGCCATGGAGGTCATCGAATCCGTGGAGATCCTGAAGGGGATGCACGCCGATTCCGATCTGGCCAGGATGAGCTTCCGTCTGGCGGCCGAAATGCTGATCCTGGGCGGCGCCGCCAAGGACCTGGCCACGGCCGAGGCCCTCGTGGCCGACAGCATCGCCTCCGGCAGGGCCATGGAGACGTACCGCACCTGGGTGGCCGCCAACGGCGGGAACCCCAAGGCCCTGGACGACTTCAGCCTGCTCCCCGGCAGCGCCCACAGCGTGGACATCCTGTCCGAGGCCAGCGGCTACATCCATGCCCTGGACAGCCGCAGCCTGGGCATCAAGGCCATGGAGATGGGCGGGGGCCGCTCCTCCAAGGACGACATCCTCGACCTGGGCATCGGCATCGAGGTGCACGCCAACGTGGGCGACAAGGTCGAGAAGGGCATGAAGATCCTCACCCTGCACCACAACGGGAAGACGGGCAACCCCCTTCCCGCGGACTGGATCGATATCCGGCCCACCCCCCTGCCCAAGGCCCCCTGGCTGCTGGAAACCATCTAA
- a CDS encoding cation:proton antiporter: MTFAMLVNDPFAGTLALLALVWVAAKLGGEVAVRLGLPSVAGELSAGLLLAGLHQGMPGFPDVAGSPGAEVLANLGVILLMFAVGLESTVPQMLQVGVASLRVASLGVVLPMAAGLLGAKVLLPAGSPLVVDVFIGACLCATSIGISAQVLRERGAAQSAEGRVIVGAAVIDDVLGLMVLVAVSGLVAAADGGGALPWGRLGRTLGLATGFLGVALTLGRLATPHLFRLASRLRGEQVLLPLGLAFAFFLAWLSGVAGLAPIVGAYAAGLILEPAHVELLEEREAHTLMALLQPLVMVMAPIFFVLMGARVDVRALVAPSTLLLAGVLGALGVAGKFAAGFGGGRGLRASVVGWGMVPRGEVGLIFVAVGAQSRFQGGPLLSPEVQAGIVGAILLTTVAGPLGLGRVLRRVVPGGSPDTP, translated from the coding sequence ATGACGTTCGCGATGCTGGTGAATGATCCCTTCGCGGGAACCCTGGCGCTTCTGGCGCTCGTCTGGGTGGCGGCCAAGCTGGGCGGCGAGGTGGCGGTGCGCCTGGGGCTGCCTTCGGTGGCGGGGGAACTGTCGGCGGGGTTGCTGCTGGCGGGGCTCCACCAGGGGATGCCGGGCTTCCCGGACGTGGCGGGGTCGCCAGGGGCGGAGGTGCTGGCGAACCTGGGGGTGATCCTGCTCATGTTCGCGGTGGGACTGGAGTCCACGGTGCCGCAGATGCTCCAGGTGGGGGTGGCCTCGCTGCGGGTGGCCTCCCTGGGGGTGGTGCTGCCCATGGCGGCGGGGCTGCTGGGGGCGAAGGTCCTGCTGCCGGCGGGATCGCCCCTGGTGGTGGATGTGTTCATCGGCGCCTGCCTGTGCGCCACCAGCATCGGCATCAGCGCGCAGGTGCTGCGGGAGCGGGGGGCGGCCCAGTCGGCGGAGGGCCGGGTCATCGTGGGGGCGGCGGTCATCGATGATGTGCTGGGCCTCATGGTCCTGGTGGCGGTGAGCGGGCTGGTGGCGGCGGCGGACGGGGGGGGGGCCCTGCCCTGGGGGCGCCTGGGGCGGACGCTGGGGCTGGCCACGGGCTTCCTGGGGGTGGCGCTCACCCTGGGGCGCCTGGCGACGCCCCACCTGTTCCGGCTGGCCAGCCGGCTTCGGGGCGAACAGGTGCTGCTGCCCCTGGGGCTCGCCTTCGCCTTCTTCCTGGCCTGGCTCAGCGGGGTGGCGGGGCTGGCGCCCATCGTGGGGGCCTACGCGGCGGGGCTGATCCTGGAGCCCGCCCACGTGGAGCTTCTGGAGGAGCGGGAGGCCCACACCCTCATGGCCCTGCTCCAGCCCCTGGTCATGGTCATGGCGCCCATCTTCTTCGTGCTCATGGGGGCGAGGGTGGACGTGCGGGCCCTGGTGGCGCCGTCCACGCTCCTGTTGGCGGGGGTGCTGGGGGCCCTGGGCGTCGCGGGGAAATTCGCTGCGGGGTTCGGGGGAGGCCGCGGGCTGCGGGCGTCGGTGGTGGGCTGGGGGATGGTTCCCCGGGGGGAGGTGGGGCTGATCTTCGTGGCGGTGGGGGCCCAGAGCCGGTTCCAGGGCGGACCCCTGCTCTCCCCGGAGGTGCAGGCGGGGATCGTGGGGGCCATCCTCCTGACCACGGTGGCGGGTCCCCTGGGACTGGGGCGGGTGCTCAGGCGAGTAGTTCCCGGAGGCAGTCCGGACACACCGTGA
- a CDS encoding response regulator yields MPRRPTVLIVDDVPSEVVVLGEVLAPLCEVLFATSGVEGLELARRCLPDLVILDVVMPGLDGLEVCRSLKADPRLAPIPVIFLTVQMGEGEEYAGLRLGAVDYLAKPTPPALVEARVRNHLRAKALYEQQCALVAELRAALGAQTKARQASQCAWCRRVATDRGAWEAMLIPPNAAFTVCPDCLRELLA; encoded by the coding sequence ATGCCCCGGCGGCCCACGGTCCTGATCGTCGACGATGTGCCCAGCGAGGTGGTGGTCCTCGGCGAGGTGCTCGCCCCCCTGTGCGAGGTGCTCTTCGCCACCAGCGGGGTGGAGGGCCTTGAACTGGCCCGGCGCTGCCTGCCCGACCTGGTGATCCTGGACGTGGTCATGCCCGGCCTGGACGGCCTGGAGGTGTGCCGCAGCCTCAAGGCCGACCCCCGCCTCGCCCCCATCCCCGTCATCTTCCTCACCGTCCAGATGGGCGAAGGGGAGGAATACGCCGGCCTCCGGCTGGGCGCCGTGGACTACCTGGCCAAGCCCACCCCCCCCGCCCTGGTGGAAGCCAGGGTGCGCAACCACCTGCGCGCCAAGGCCCTTTATGAACAGCAATGCGCCCTGGTGGCCGAACTCCGGGCGGCCCTGGGGGCCCAGACCAAGGCCCGCCAGGCGTCCCAGTGCGCCTGGTGCCGCCGCGTCGCCACGGACCGGGGCGCCTGGGAGGCGATGCTCATCCCCCCGAACGCCGCCTTCACGGTGTGTCCGGACTGCCTCCGGGAACTACTCGCCTGA
- a CDS encoding hybrid sensor histidine kinase/response regulator: MAERAEGGRTQGAPPLFLAELSHEIRNPLNVILSLCHLAARTPPLSTQQRGYLDQILGAAHTLLQLVEDNLDLSKLEAGALTVVREPLDLGALCQELVHRVRRRADEKGIFFRIQWGAGVPRHLLGDADRLKQVLVNLVDNAIKFTPKGEVRLFVDPGSAGTEFRVRDTGPGLDAHQRSALFKPFSRPLPQGDGSGLGLSLARRLVGLMGGELQVDSHPGEGSTFRFTLPAPAAEGPDVLLSSAVVVEGDSAIGQSFAASLRPFVRDVAVLRTLAEAETHLALAAPPDLLLLPHGAPRIQRRFGLPTRCLVYRVRPASVRRAQKAVDLGWIHDFLLVPTDSARILDLLQAATPDPQEPSPAPFREHPRVLLVEDNEVNRMVTRELLERVGLRVAEATGGLEALRAVLAPGEPPACILMDLELPGMGGLEATRRIRALHGPHIPILALTANLLQDERHQCMLAGMDGFLAKPVDPDLLYRTLERHLPSVFRPQAPPQPPSAPPPSIQWRFLLERLQGNRDLLNRVLSQFRREAASFRRSMHEAMERGDVAAMAALAHTLAGAAGNIGADSVSQASRRLQRSPSGTNLAILEQALERLETELAASDLSARPAEPGSPPPTPEELPLIRDLLERNSLDALGHLPRLREAFRIGGLDRELGELEEAVEGLDFPRALALLDTLSEPRRNPCPGGPRS; the protein is encoded by the coding sequence ATGGCCGAGCGCGCGGAAGGTGGACGGACCCAGGGCGCCCCCCCCCTGTTCCTGGCGGAACTCAGCCACGAGATCCGCAACCCGCTCAACGTGATCCTGAGCCTCTGCCACCTCGCCGCCCGCACCCCGCCCCTGTCCACCCAGCAGCGCGGCTACCTGGACCAGATCCTGGGCGCCGCCCACACCCTCCTGCAGCTGGTGGAGGACAACCTGGACCTCTCCAAGCTGGAGGCCGGCGCCCTCACGGTGGTGCGGGAGCCCCTGGACCTGGGCGCCCTGTGCCAGGAACTGGTCCACCGGGTGCGCCGACGCGCCGACGAGAAGGGCATCTTCTTCCGCATCCAGTGGGGCGCCGGCGTGCCCCGCCACCTGCTGGGCGACGCGGACCGCCTCAAGCAGGTCCTCGTGAACCTCGTGGACAATGCCATCAAGTTCACCCCCAAGGGGGAGGTGCGCCTCTTCGTCGATCCCGGCTCCGCGGGCACCGAGTTCCGGGTGCGGGACACCGGCCCCGGCCTGGACGCCCACCAGCGCTCGGCCCTGTTCAAGCCCTTCTCCCGGCCCCTCCCCCAGGGGGACGGCTCGGGCCTCGGCCTTTCCCTGGCCCGCCGGCTCGTGGGCCTCATGGGCGGCGAACTGCAGGTGGACAGCCATCCCGGGGAGGGCTCCACCTTCCGCTTCACCCTCCCGGCCCCCGCCGCCGAAGGCCCCGACGTGCTCCTTTCCTCCGCCGTGGTGGTGGAGGGCGATTCGGCCATCGGCCAATCCTTCGCGGCGAGCCTGCGCCCCTTCGTGCGCGACGTGGCGGTGCTGCGGACCCTGGCGGAGGCCGAAACGCACCTGGCCCTGGCGGCCCCGCCGGACCTGCTCCTGCTGCCCCACGGGGCCCCCCGCATCCAGCGCCGGTTCGGCCTTCCCACCCGGTGCCTGGTGTACCGGGTGCGGCCCGCCTCCGTGCGCCGGGCCCAGAAGGCCGTGGACCTGGGCTGGATCCACGATTTCCTCCTGGTGCCCACGGACAGCGCCCGGATCCTGGACCTGCTCCAGGCCGCCACCCCCGATCCCCAGGAGCCAAGCCCCGCCCCCTTCCGCGAGCACCCCCGCGTGCTCCTGGTGGAGGACAACGAAGTCAATCGCATGGTCACCCGGGAGTTGCTGGAGAGGGTCGGCCTCCGGGTGGCCGAGGCGACCGGCGGCCTGGAAGCCCTTAGGGCGGTCCTGGCCCCCGGCGAACCCCCCGCGTGCATCCTCATGGACCTGGAGCTCCCCGGCATGGGCGGCCTGGAAGCCACCCGGCGCATCCGGGCCCTGCACGGCCCCCACATTCCCATCCTCGCCCTCACCGCCAATCTCCTCCAGGACGAGCGCCACCAGTGCATGCTGGCCGGCATGGACGGTTTCCTGGCCAAGCCCGTGGACCCGGACCTGCTCTACCGGACCCTGGAACGCCACCTCCCGTCGGTCTTCCGGCCCCAGGCCCCGCCCCAGCCCCCCTCGGCGCCTCCCCCCTCCATCCAGTGGCGCTTCCTGCTGGAGCGCCTCCAGGGCAACCGTGACCTCCTCAACCGGGTCCTGAGCCAATTCCGCCGGGAAGCGGCCTCCTTCCGGCGCTCCATGCACGAAGCCATGGAACGGGGCGACGTGGCGGCCATGGCGGCCCTCGCCCACACCCTCGCCGGCGCCGCGGGAAACATCGGGGCGGACTCGGTGAGCCAGGCCTCCCGCCGGCTCCAGCGCAGCCCCTCCGGCACCAACCTCGCCATCCTGGAACAGGCCCTGGAGCGCCTGGAAACCGAACTGGCCGCCTCCGACCTCAGCGCCCGGCCCGCGGAACCCGGCTCTCCGCCCCCCACCCCGGAGGAGCTCCCCCTCATCCGGGACCTTCTGGAACGCAACAGCCTCGATGCCCTCGGGCACCTCCCCCGCCTCCGGGAGGCCTTCCGCATCGGGGGCCTGGACCGGGAACTGGGCGAACTGGAGGAGGCCGTGGAAGGCCTGGATTTCCCCCGGGCCCTGGCCCTCCTCGACACCCTCTCCGAACCCAGGAGGAACCCATGCCCCGGCGGCCCACGGTCCTGA
- a CDS encoding acyltransferase: protein MDADVERYRDQHKLRLSWMPWLYFALKDRHRAWALAWQEEVQGRLRDQETVEIGPGCFVAPEARIFGEPGRAVVLGAGCSVAAEVFLHGPITLGPDVSINARASLDGGARGITLGEGTRIASGAALYAFDHGLDPARPVKDQPVRSRGITVGRDVWIGANAGVTDGVVIGDHAVVAMGAVVTRDVPPWAMVGGVPARVIGDRRNNR from the coding sequence ATGGATGCGGATGTGGAGCGGTACCGGGACCAGCACAAGCTCAGGCTGTCCTGGATGCCGTGGTTGTACTTCGCGCTGAAGGACCGGCACCGGGCCTGGGCCCTGGCCTGGCAGGAGGAGGTGCAGGGCCGGTTGCGGGACCAGGAGACGGTGGAGATCGGGCCGGGCTGCTTCGTGGCGCCGGAGGCGCGGATCTTCGGGGAGCCGGGGCGGGCGGTGGTGCTGGGGGCGGGCTGCTCCGTGGCGGCGGAGGTCTTCCTGCACGGGCCCATCACCCTGGGGCCGGACGTCTCCATCAACGCCCGGGCCTCCCTGGACGGGGGGGCCCGGGGGATCACCCTGGGGGAGGGGACCCGCATCGCCAGCGGGGCGGCGCTCTACGCCTTCGACCACGGCCTGGACCCCGCCCGGCCCGTGAAGGACCAGCCGGTGCGGTCCCGGGGCATCACGGTGGGCCGGGATGTGTGGATCGGCGCCAATGCGGGGGTCACGGACGGGGTCGTCATCGGGGACCACGCGGTGGTGGCCATGGGGGCGGTGGTGACGCGGGACGTGCCGCCCTGGGCCATGGTGGGCGGGGTGCCGGCCCGGGTCATTGGGGATCGGAGAAATAATCGGTAA